Proteins encoded in a region of the Atribacterota bacterium genome:
- a CDS encoding slipin family protein — MDIIASSSLYLGILIVLIIILSQAIKIVNEYERGVVFRLGRVVGAKGPGIIILIPIVDRMVKVSLRTINMDVPAQEVITSDTVPIKVNAVIYFRVVDPVKAIISVENYITATSQIAQTTLRSVLGERDLDTFLSQREKINQTLQQIVDEQTDPWGIKVSTVETKDVELPENMRRAMAKQAEAERERRAKVIHAEGEFQASEKLVQAAEKMSSQPLALQLRYLQTLGIIAADKNTTTVFPFPMEFIKPFLDIYNKQQKSTPKNKEKSK; from the coding sequence ATGGATATAATTGCCTCTTCGAGCCTTTATCTGGGCATATTGATTGTACTAATTATTATTTTATCCCAGGCAATTAAAATAGTAAATGAATATGAAAGAGGAGTAGTTTTTCGTTTAGGAAGAGTAGTAGGTGCAAAAGGACCGGGTATTATTATCCTAATTCCGATTGTTGACCGCATGGTAAAAGTAAGCTTGAGAACTATCAATATGGATGTACCTGCTCAGGAAGTTATCACCAGTGATACAGTTCCGATTAAGGTTAATGCCGTTATTTATTTTCGAGTGGTTGATCCGGTTAAAGCAATCATTTCAGTTGAAAATTACATTACTGCTACTTCTCAGATAGCACAAACAACACTCAGAAGCGTTTTGGGAGAAAGGGACCTGGATACCTTTCTATCCCAAAGAGAAAAAATTAATCAAACATTACAACAAATCGTAGATGAACAGACTGATCCCTGGGGAATAAAAGTTAGTACGGTAGAAACCAAGGATGTAGAATTACCGGAAAACATGCGACGGGCAATGGCTAAACAGGCTGAAGCTGAAAGAGAAAGAAGGGCAAAGGTCATTCATGCTGAAGGTGAATTCCAGGCATCGGAAAAACTGGTTCAAGCAGCAGAAAAAATGAGCTCCCAACCGCTGGCTCTGCAATTACGTTACTTACAAACACTGGGAATTATTGCAGCAGATAAGAATACCACAACTGTATTTCCATTCCCAATGGAGTTTATCAAACCATTTTTAGATATTTATAACAAACAGCAAAAATCTACGCCAAAAAATAAGGAAAAATCAAAATAG
- a CDS encoding EF-Tu/IF-2/RF-3 family GTPase, which translates to MEKELVGHVIDYFAKIGVAAIEIESGEIRIGDTLQFRGHTTDFTQEIESMQIENEQIDRAIAGDSVGIKVEERVRGGDEVYKVLD; encoded by the coding sequence ATGGAAAAAGAATTAGTTGGTCATGTAATTGATTACTTTGCAAAGATTGGTGTAGCTGCAATTGAAATTGAATCAGGGGAAATCAGAATTGGAGATACCCTGCAATTCAGGGGTCATACGACAGATTTCACACAGGAAATTGAATCAATGCAAATTGAAAATGAACAGATTGACAGAGCTATTGCCGGTGATTCAGTCGGTATTAAAGTTGAAGAAAGAGTAAGAGGTGGAGATGAAGTATACAAGGTTTTAGATTAA
- the proS gene encoding proline--tRNA ligase produces the protein MNDGEFVKEIASKDEAFSRWYTDVVKKADLADYTMVKGCMVIKPYGYSLWENMKQCLDDKIKATGHKNAYFPLFIPESLLVREAEHVEGFAPEVAWVTHGGEQKLEERLAVRPTSEAIIGSLYSKWVHSWRDLPILINQWANIVRWEKVTRPFLRTTEFLWQEGHTAHKNEQEAEEETLKILLEVYKEYIEKDLAIPVLVGKKSNNEKFAGAVHTYTLEALMGDGKILQAGTSHNLGQNFARAFDIRFLDENQEEQYAWTTSWGTSTRLVGGIIMVHGDERGLKLPPKVAPIQVVIVPILFDKTKEEVLNKARELERILSDKFRVELDDRDEYTPGWKFNEWEMKGVPVRLEIGPRDIAQNQVMAVRRDKGNKTVVKESELITTLSKWMEDIQNNLYLTAKTRLQENIRFTDNYNDFKDIIEEQKGFIKTYWCGNPECEDSIKKDTKATIRCLAEESDKKGKCIYCGRDSSFPVYFGRAY, from the coding sequence ATGAATGACGGAGAGTTTGTAAAAGAAATAGCATCAAAAGATGAAGCATTTTCCAGATGGTATACTGATGTAGTTAAAAAAGCTGATTTAGCTGATTATACCATGGTAAAAGGCTGTATGGTAATTAAGCCTTATGGCTATTCTTTATGGGAAAATATGAAACAATGTCTGGATGATAAAATTAAGGCAACAGGACATAAAAATGCCTATTTTCCACTATTTATCCCCGAGAGTCTTTTGGTGAGAGAGGCAGAGCATGTAGAGGGATTCGCACCTGAAGTAGCATGGGTTACCCATGGAGGGGAACAGAAGCTGGAGGAAAGACTGGCAGTCAGACCAACTTCTGAAGCAATAATTGGCAGCTTATATTCCAAGTGGGTTCATTCCTGGCGTGATCTACCCATTTTAATAAACCAATGGGCAAATATTGTTCGCTGGGAAAAGGTTACCCGGCCATTTTTAAGAACAACAGAATTTTTATGGCAGGAAGGTCATACTGCGCACAAAAATGAACAGGAAGCAGAAGAAGAAACTTTAAAAATTCTTTTAGAAGTTTATAAAGAATATATCGAAAAAGATTTGGCAATCCCGGTACTTGTTGGTAAAAAGAGTAACAATGAAAAATTTGCCGGTGCCGTACATACATATACCCTGGAAGCACTAATGGGAGATGGAAAAATTTTACAAGCGGGCACTTCACATAACCTGGGTCAGAATTTTGCCAGGGCTTTTGATATTCGTTTTCTGGATGAAAATCAGGAAGAACAGTATGCCTGGACAACTTCCTGGGGTACATCAACCAGGCTGGTCGGTGGAATAATTATGGTTCACGGAGACGAACGTGGTCTAAAGTTACCCCCAAAAGTTGCCCCGATACAGGTTGTTATAGTTCCCATTCTTTTTGATAAGACAAAAGAAGAAGTGTTAAATAAAGCCAGGGAATTAGAAAGAATATTATCAGATAAATTCAGGGTTGAGCTTGATGATCGTGATGAATACACTCCTGGTTGGAAATTTAATGAGTGGGAGATGAAAGGCGTCCCGGTTCGTTTGGAAATAGGGCCTCGTGATATAGCCCAAAACCAGGTTATGGCAGTCAGAAGGGACAAAGGCAACAAAACAGTAGTTAAGGAAAGTGAACTTATTACAACTTTAAGCAAATGGATGGAAGATATTCAAAATAATTTATATCTAACTGCTAAAACCCGGCTACAGGAAAATATTAGGTTTACTGACAATTATAATGATTTTAAAGATATTATTGAAGAACAAAAAGGTTTTATTAAAACGTACTGGTGTGGTAATCCTGAATGTGAAGATAGTATTAAAAAAGATACAAAAGCCACTATTCGTTGTCTTGCAGAAGAATCTGATAAAAAAGGAAAGTGTATTTACTGTGGAAGGGATTCTTCTTTTCCGGTGTATTTTGGCAGAGCCTATTAA